TGGCACTGGTAAAAACAAGTTTGAAACTGTTTGGCGGGGATACAGTGGTGGTGCGTTGCTCAGAGCGCTGTCATATTCATTTGATGAGCACAAAAGCGCAGAAGTCGTCGCAGGCGGATATTTTAAGCGTGCAGAACAAAGATAATGCGTGGCTAACGGTGCCTTATACCGGCACATGGGATGTGTTGATCGACAGTCACAGTCAGTCGCTCGAACACTCCGTGAGTTATGTAGCAGCGTGACAGCGAAGGGTACGGCCCGGAACGCATGGCGTGACCGGGCTTTTTTATCAGGCGAATCCTGGGCGTAACTGCCCTTCCTGAGATTCTCCGTCCATCAACGTTTTGACCTTCGACACCAGCTCGTTCAGGCAGTCATCTTTCATTCCCAAACGTGCCAGTTCTTGATCAAGCGAGAATACATACTCTGCGTTGGTGCCCAGCGGGCCGCTGGCCGCTGCAATCAACGGCGCAATCACCTGCGTGCGGGTGTCCGCTTCGTAGAGCGCATGACGCGGGTCCATGATAAACACCAGCGCATTGACGGTGCGTCCGTCGTCGAGTTCCAGCTTGCACCAGCTCGGCATATAGCAGCCGGTGATCATTTCGCGCTTCCACAGCAGGGTCAGCTCGTCTTCCAGCGTGTCGTCCGGCAAACGGTACGCCACGCCCGTGGTGCGCCCGCCCTCTTTCAGTGCAAGCATCCGGCCTGGCTGACAGGCACTTCCGCGTCCAGCCGTCAGGCGCAAACAAAACGCGCGATGCCAGCCAGGGAGCGTACCCGTAGCGGATTCGCGGTATTCCAGCGCGGGATTCCACATCAGCGAGCCATAGCCAAAGATCCACACCGGGCCATTATCAGGACGGCAGGCCATCGTCGCCGCAAGCGACGCTGCACGCTGTTCGGCTGACCAGAGAAGCGATTCTTCTATGTCACCAAATGCCGTTTTACAATCTGCGTTCAACAAGAAATCACGCGTTAACACTTTACACCTCCGCCACTGCTTGCTTCCTTGCGACAACTGTTAGCGCCTTCCCGGCATTGTATTGACTGCTCATTTTGACAGCAGTTAACAAACGATAAGCAAATAACGGGCCGGTTGCAATACAACGAAAGTTCAACAGCCAGAAATGTCCAAACAGAGGCGGCTAATCATTTGGCTGCTATTTCTTTTTGTGCCACTTATCATCCTCACCTTTTTCGTAATCATGTTTGACCGCAGCCCAGGCAACGCGATGTGCGGTCTCTTCGCGGCTGGCATCGTCCCGGCGATCGTCTTTGTCTTTGTATTGATCCCAGGCGCTGTTAAACGCTTCTTTATAAATCTCCTGCGCATGCGCTGGCAGCACATGCTGTACGCTATCGGGTAAATCACTTTTGGATTTATAAGGCATCATTAACCTCTCTTTTTACTAAAATAATAAGTGTGGTTGATAGATTTCACCTCTGCCAGCACTATGACATTTGTGTTAAATCAAACAACTTAATACGCTGTTAAGTAGGATATATTTTTCATTAACACGTCATTACGGGCTGTTTGATTGAAAAATCACACCTGACGTAAAATTAGGTAAAACATTACGCTGATTTACCTGTTTTCTGTTAGTTTAGTGGGCTTGAATTTCACTCTATAATTACAATCATCTGCATTGACGGAGAATCGCATGATAACAACACAGGAGGCGGTAAAAACCCGCCACAAGGAGACGTCACTCATTTTCCCGGTCGTGGCACTGGCTGTGCTCTTCTTCTTAGGAAGCAGTCAGTCATTGCCAGTGGTCGTTGGGATTAATGCTCTTGCTCTGGTAGGTATTTTATTTAGCGCCTTTAGCGTAGTACGACACGCCGATGTTCTGGCACACCGTCTTGGAGAGCCTTACGGCTCGCTGATTTTAAGCCTTTCCGTCGTTATCCTCGAAGTCAGTCTCATTTCTGCATTAATGGCGACAGGCGATGCCGCGCCGACGCTGATGCGCGATACGCTTTATTCCATCATCATGATTGTGACCGGCGGTCTGGTCGGCTTTTCGTTATTGCTGGGCGGACAAAAATTTGCGACCCAGTACATGAATTTGTTTGGGATTAAACAGTATCTGATTGCCCTGTTTCCGCTGGCGATTATCGTTCTGGTGTTTCCGATGGCGCTACCGGGTGCGAATTTCACCACCGGTCAGGCTCTGCTGGTCGCGCTGATCTCTGCCGCAATGTACGGCGTATTCCTGCTGATTCAAACCAAGACGCACCAAAGCCTGTTTGTCTATGAGCATGAAGATGACGGCGATGACCCGCATCACGGCAAGCCATCCGCGCATAGCAGCCTGTGGCACACCATTTGGCTGATCGTGCATCTGATTGCGGTGATTGCCGTGACCAAGATGAACGCTAATCCGCTCGAAACGCTGTTGACTGAATTGAATGCGCCTGTGGCCTTTACCGGCTTCCTGGTGGCCCTGTTGATTCTCTCCCCAGAAGGGTTGGGTGCGCTGAAAGCGGTACTCAACAACCAGGTTCAGCGCGCAATGAATCTGTTCTTTGGCTCCGTGCTGGCAACGATTTCATTGACCGTTCCTGTCGTGACGATGATTGCCTTTATGACCGGCAATGAGCTGCAGTTTGCGCTGGGTGCGCCAGAAATGATTGTCATGATGGCGTCATTGTTACTGTGTCAGATATCGTTCTCGACCGGACGCACCAACGTGCTCAACGGTGCAGCGCATATGGCGCTGTTTATCGCCTATCTGATGACGATCTTCGCCTGAGGCGGGTACTCACCTCCGCCTTCTCGCATGCGTGAAGGTGTAAAACGAAAAACGGCAACCCAGGGGTTGCCGTTTTGCTTTCTATCACGGGACACTTTAGTTGCTGGTGTCCAGCTCGTCGAAGCTTTTAACCAGATCGTCAATCGCTTTGATTTGCTTCAGGAACGGTTCCAGTTTATCCAGCGGCAGCGCGGACGGGCCGTCGCATTTTGCGTTGGCTGGATCCGGGTGCGCTTCGATGAACAGACCTGCGATACCCGTTGCCATGCCCGCACGTGCCAGTTCAGTCACCTGACCACGGCGACCGCTGGATGCTGCGCCAAACGGGTCACGGCATTGTAGCGCGTGGGTCACGTCGAAGATAACCGGTGAGTTGTTGGACACTTTCTTCATCACGCTGAAGCCCAGCATATCCACAACCAGGTTGTCGTAACCAAAGTTTGCGCCACGGTCACACAGGATAATTTGGTCGTTGCCACCTTCGATAAACTTATCAACGATGTTACCCATCTGGCCTGGGCTGACGAACTGAGGTTTTTTAACGTTGATCACCGCACCGGTTTTCGCCATCGCTTCAACCAGATCGGTCTGGCGTGCGAGGAATGCCGGAAGCTGGATCACATCAACCACTTCCGCAACAGGCTGCGCCTGTGACGCTTCGTGTACGTCGGTGATCACTTTCACGCCAAACGTCTGTTTCAGCTCCTGGAAAATCTTCATCCCTTCTTCCAGGCCTGGGCCACGGTAAGAGTTGATAGAGGAGCGGTTGGCTTTGTCAAAAGAGGCTTTAAACACATACGGGATACCCAGTTTCTGAGTTACGGTCACGTAGTGTTCGCAGATGCGCATCGCGAGGTCACGGGATTCCAGAACGTTCATGCCGCCAAACAGCACGAACGGCAGGTCGTTTGCCACGTTGATATCACCAATGCTAACCACTTTTTGTTTCATAGGATCGCCTTATTCAGGTGTGAATCGGAATTAAGATTAATGCAGTGTAATTTGTTTGTGCGCGATCGCGTTGATCTGCGCGCGAATCATTTCGCTTATCGGGTCTTCCGGGCACTGCTCAACGAAGTAGTTCAAATCCGTCAGCGCAACGTGATCGCAATCCAGCTGTGCGTAGATAAGCCCACGGTCGCGGATCTCATACGGATCTTCTGGATTGAACTGCAGCAGCACCTCGCTGGCGCGTAAGGCCAGCTCCATCTGGCGCTCTTCCATGAGGGCCGATTTCAGCGTATCAAGCAGCTTGCGCACAACTTCAGCGTTGTCCGCTTCATCAAGATCTTCGTTGAAAAGTTCAGCCACCGGGCTGATATTGCCTTTCAGCCAGACATCCAGCGTGTGTTCGTCCAGCGTGTCACCGTTGAAGGGGTTGATTAACCACATCTCGCCTTCCAGCGATTCCGCGCGCAAAATCAGCTGCGTCGGGAAAATAACCGGAACCAGCGGAATATCCAGACGGTTCGCAACCCATAGCAGAACAGCCCCAAGAGCCACTGCGCTGCCCTGACGGTGTTTGAGTACCTCATCCAGCCAAAGCGCATCGGAAAGGCGGTACACGCCACGCGTATCGCAAAAGCCCCATTCGCCGTAAAACAGCTCGATCAGTTTTTCCAGTTGCCAGTCCTGAGAACGAGCCTGATTGATCTCTTCGCGCGCCAGGCTCACCAGGCTTTCCAGTTCATCGTAGACCCACTCAGATGTGAAATCGTCGCGGATCATCTCCGATATCAGGACCATCCCATCGCAAAGCGGGACTTTATTAAATTCGAAATCGGCTAAGGACTTCATGACTTACCCCAGTAACGGTATTCTTGTGGTGGCGAGTTTAATGATGATGTACAGCACCACCAGCCCCAGCAGAAAGGCAATAAATCCGGCCTGCTGGCTGCGTGGACGACGACGCCCAAGCGCGATAAAACCCAAAACGATGTAGATGATAACGCCAAACAGCTTCTCAGTCAGCCATGTGCCTTTATCAGTAAATGGCAGATAGCCCGTGACCCACATTAAACCCGCGCCGGAAAGGAACAGCACCGTGTCGATACAGTGGGGTGCCACGCGTACCCACCGGGCGTCGATCAGTGAATTGTTACTGTAGCGCCACCAGTAGCGGAGAACGAAAAAGCTGATGGTTAGCGCAACGGCGGCAATATGCACATAAATCAAAACGCTGAACGTGCTCATGCCATTCTTCCCAGCGTTAAACGGTCATTGCCACCGTAGTCCTGGCAGGTTTCGACCCGTTCATAACCAGCGTGCGTAAACAG
This sequence is a window from Enterobacter sp. 638. Protein-coding genes within it:
- a CDS encoding DUF1883 domain-containing protein, with product MALVKTSLKLFGGDTVVVRCSERCHIHLMSTKAQKSSQADILSVQNKDNAWLTVPYTGTWDVLIDSHSQSLEHSVSYVAA
- a CDS encoding gamma-glutamylcyclotransferase, which codes for MLTRDFLLNADCKTAFGDIEESLLWSAEQRAASLAATMACRPDNGPVWIFGYGSLMWNPALEYRESATGTLPGWHRAFCLRLTAGRGSACQPGRMLALKEGGRTTGVAYRLPDDTLEDELTLLWKREMITGCYMPSWCKLELDDGRTVNALVFIMDPRHALYEADTRTQVIAPLIAAASGPLGTNAEYVFSLDQELARLGMKDDCLNELVSKVKTLMDGESQEGQLRPGFA
- the chaB gene encoding putative cation transport regulator ChaB, with the protein product MPYKSKSDLPDSVQHVLPAHAQEIYKEAFNSAWDQYKDKDDRRDDASREETAHRVAWAAVKHDYEKGEDDKWHKKK
- the chaA gene encoding sodium-potassium/proton antiporter ChaA, giving the protein MITTQEAVKTRHKETSLIFPVVALAVLFFLGSSQSLPVVVGINALALVGILFSAFSVVRHADVLAHRLGEPYGSLILSLSVVILEVSLISALMATGDAAPTLMRDTLYSIIMIVTGGLVGFSLLLGGQKFATQYMNLFGIKQYLIALFPLAIIVLVFPMALPGANFTTGQALLVALISAAMYGVFLLIQTKTHQSLFVYEHEDDGDDPHHGKPSAHSSLWHTIWLIVHLIAVIAVTKMNANPLETLLTELNAPVAFTGFLVALLILSPEGLGALKAVLNNQVQRAMNLFFGSVLATISLTVPVVTMIAFMTGNELQFALGAPEMIVMMASLLLCQISFSTGRTNVLNGAAHMALFIAYLMTIFA
- the kdsA gene encoding 3-deoxy-8-phosphooctulonate synthase, with protein sequence MKQKVVSIGDINVANDLPFVLFGGMNVLESRDLAMRICEHYVTVTQKLGIPYVFKASFDKANRSSINSYRGPGLEEGMKIFQELKQTFGVKVITDVHEASQAQPVAEVVDVIQLPAFLARQTDLVEAMAKTGAVINVKKPQFVSPGQMGNIVDKFIEGGNDQIILCDRGANFGYDNLVVDMLGFSVMKKVSNNSPVIFDVTHALQCRDPFGAASSGRRGQVTELARAGMATGIAGLFIEAHPDPANAKCDGPSALPLDKLEPFLKQIKAIDDLVKSFDELDTSN
- the sirB1 gene encoding invasion regulator SirB1, which translates into the protein MKSLADFEFNKVPLCDGMVLISEMIRDDFTSEWVYDELESLVSLAREEINQARSQDWQLEKLIELFYGEWGFCDTRGVYRLSDALWLDEVLKHRQGSAVALGAVLLWVANRLDIPLVPVIFPTQLILRAESLEGEMWLINPFNGDTLDEHTLDVWLKGNISPVAELFNEDLDEADNAEVVRKLLDTLKSALMEERQMELALRASEVLLQFNPEDPYEIRDRGLIYAQLDCDHVALTDLNYFVEQCPEDPISEMIRAQINAIAHKQITLH
- the sirB2 gene encoding invasion regulator SirB2, producing the protein MSTFSVLIYVHIAAVALTISFFVLRYWWRYSNNSLIDARWVRVAPHCIDTVLFLSGAGLMWVTGYLPFTDKGTWLTEKLFGVIIYIVLGFIALGRRRPRSQQAGFIAFLLGLVVLYIIIKLATTRIPLLG